A genomic stretch from Sandaracinaceae bacterium includes:
- a CDS encoding MT-A70 family methyltransferase has protein sequence MRRICGTHPAAEIFPLLPEEGLAALAANIRDRGLLQALVVERETGLLLDGRNRLAACERVGVEPRVRLVDVEDPIAFVLSANLHRRHLNESQRAMVAARIATLADGQRQVGKFADVPTQAQAAAHLGTSERSVRAARSVIETAAPEVVAAVDHGLLAVSAAAELAALEHQVQREVLEETRGDGRRVRTEIRRRQRTERINEIARGNAPLGASQRYAVIYADPAWRYEHAASESRAIENQYPTMALEEICALPVSEIATPDAVLFCWATSPLLANSLRVIEAWDFVYRTCMVWDKERLGMGYWARQQHELLLIATRGNPPAPAPAARPASVVRERRGEHSVKPDSFAALIARMFPELPRVELFARSPRPGWAVWGNQSGAAA, from the coding sequence CATCCGTGACCGCGGCCTCCTGCAGGCGCTCGTCGTCGAACGTGAGACGGGCTTGCTGCTCGACGGCCGGAACCGACTCGCCGCGTGCGAGCGCGTGGGGGTGGAACCGCGCGTCCGGCTCGTCGACGTCGAGGACCCGATCGCCTTCGTCTTGAGCGCCAACCTCCACCGTCGCCACCTCAACGAGAGCCAGCGTGCTATGGTGGCAGCGCGCATCGCGACGCTCGCCGACGGACAGCGCCAGGTCGGCAAATTTGCCGACGTGCCCACCCAGGCGCAGGCGGCGGCGCACCTCGGCACGAGCGAGCGCAGCGTGCGCGCCGCCCGCTCGGTGATCGAGACGGCCGCGCCCGAGGTGGTCGCGGCCGTCGACCACGGGCTGCTCGCCGTCTCGGCCGCGGCCGAGCTCGCCGCGCTCGAGCACCAGGTACAGCGCGAGGTCCTCGAGGAGACGCGCGGGGACGGCCGCCGCGTGCGCACCGAGATCCGGCGCCGCCAGCGCACCGAGCGCATCAACGAGATCGCCCGGGGCAACGCGCCGCTGGGCGCCTCGCAGCGCTACGCGGTGATCTACGCCGACCCGGCCTGGCGCTACGAACACGCCGCGAGCGAGTCGCGAGCGATCGAGAACCAGTACCCGACCATGGCCCTCGAGGAGATCTGCGCTCTGCCGGTGAGCGAGATCGCGACGCCGGACGCCGTGCTCTTCTGCTGGGCCACGTCGCCGCTGCTGGCCAACTCGCTGCGCGTCATCGAGGCCTGGGACTTCGTCTACCGGACCTGCATGGTCTGGGACAAGGAACGGCTCGGGATGGGGTACTGGGCGCGTCAGCAGCACGAGCTGTTGCTGATCGCGACCCGCGGCAACCCGCCCGCTCCTGCGCCGGCCGCGCGCCCCGCCTCGGTGGTCCGCGAGCGCCGGGGGGAGCACTCGGTGAAGCCCGACAGCTTCGCGGCGCTCATCGCGCGGATGTTCCCGGAGCTGCCTCGCGTCGAGCTCTTCGCGCGCTCACCGCGGCCTGGCTGGGCGGTGTGGGGCAACCAGTCGGGGGCGGCGGCATGA